The window CCGCGCAGGCCGCGTTGGACGCGGCGACGGCCGCGCTCACCGACGGCGCGCCCGGCGCCGACGACGCCTACGCCGAGTCCCTGGAGCGCTGGCTCGCCCTCGGCGGGGCCGACCTGGAGGAACGGGCCGAGCAGGTGGCCGCCGAGCTGGGGCTCACAGTCGACCTGGAGCACCCGATGACCGGCCTCTCCGGCGGCCAGGCGGCCCGGGCCGGGCTGGCCTCGCTGCTGCTCAGCCGCTACGACGTGTTCCTGCTCGACGAGCCGACCAACGACCTGGACCTGGCCGGCCTGGAGCGGCTGGAGGAGTTCGTCACCGGGCTGCGCGCCGGCACGGTGCTGGTCAGCCACGACCGGGAGTTCCTCGCCCGCACGGTCACCCGCGTGCTGGAACTGGACCTGCACCAGCAGCAGGTCCGGCACTACGGCGGCGGCTACGCGGGCTACCTGGAGGAGCGCGAGGTCGCCCGCCGGCACGCGCGGGAGGACTACGAGGAGTACGCCGACACCCGGGCCGGCCTGGAGGCGCGCGCCCGCACCCAGCGGGCCTGGATGGAGAAGGGCGTGAAGAACGCCCGCCGCAAGGCCACCGACAACGACAAGATCGGCCGCAAGTTCCGCGCCGAGTCGACCGAGAAGCAGGCGGCCAAGGCCAAGCAGACCGAGCGCCTGATCGAGCGGCTGGAGGTGGTCGAGGAGCCGCGCAAGGAGTGGGAGCTGCGGATGGAGATCGCCGCCGCGCCCCGCGCCGGCGCCGTCGTGGCCTCGCTGCGCGACGCCGTCGTACGCCGGGGCGACTTCACCCTCGGCCCGGTGACCCTCCAGATCGACTGGGCCGACAAGGTGGCGGTGACCGGGGCGAACGGCTCCGGCAAGTCCACCCTGCTCGCCGCCCTGCTGGGCCGGCTCCCCCTCGACTCCGGGCACGCCGCGCTCGGCCCGGGCGTGGTGGTCGGCGAGGTGGACCAGGCCCGGGGGCTGTTCCTCGGCGACGTGCCGCTGATCGACGCGTTCGGCGCCGCCGTACCGCACCTGTCGCCGGCGGACGCGCGGACGCTGCTGGCCAAGTTCGGCCTGCGCGCGGGGCACGTGCTGCGGCCGGCGGCGACCCTGTCGCCGGGCGAGCGGACCCGGGCGGCGCTGGCGCTGCTCCAGGGGCGCGGGGTGAACCTGCTGGTGCTGGACGAACCGACGAACCACCTGGACCTGCCCGCCATCGAGCAGTTGGAGTCGGCGCTGGCCAGCTACCCGGGCACGCTGCTGCTGGTCACCCACGACCGGCGGATGCTCGACGCCGTGACCACGAACCGGCGGCTGCGGGTGGCCGCCGGGCGGATCGCCGAGGATTGATCCGTGCCGACCCGCTCGCGGCGGGTGAGAATGACCTCATGCTCAAGTGGGAGTACGCGCTGCTGGTCCGCCGCCGCCAGGCGGCTACCACCGACATCG is drawn from Micromonospora sp. NBC_01740 and contains these coding sequences:
- a CDS encoding ABC-F family ATP-binding cassette domain-containing protein, whose amino-acid sequence is MSATMIVKGLAAGHGDRALFAGLDLVVAPGDVVGLVGPNGAGKSTLLRTLAGLLPVEAGSVTLSPPTASVGHLPQEPERRPGETVRDFLARRTGVTAAQAALDAATAALTDGAPGADDAYAESLERWLALGGADLEERAEQVAAELGLTVDLEHPMTGLSGGQAARAGLASLLLSRYDVFLLDEPTNDLDLAGLERLEEFVTGLRAGTVLVSHDREFLARTVTRVLELDLHQQQVRHYGGGYAGYLEEREVARRHAREDYEEYADTRAGLEARARTQRAWMEKGVKNARRKATDNDKIGRKFRAESTEKQAAKAKQTERLIERLEVVEEPRKEWELRMEIAAAPRAGAVVASLRDAVVRRGDFTLGPVTLQIDWADKVAVTGANGSGKSTLLAALLGRLPLDSGHAALGPGVVVGEVDQARGLFLGDVPLIDAFGAAVPHLSPADARTLLAKFGLRAGHVLRPAATLSPGERTRAALALLQGRGVNLLVLDEPTNHLDLPAIEQLESALASYPGTLLLVTHDRRMLDAVTTNRRLRVAAGRIAED